A part of Papaver somniferum cultivar HN1 unplaced genomic scaffold, ASM357369v1 unplaced-scaffold_118, whole genome shotgun sequence genomic DNA contains:
- the LOC113330683 gene encoding CASP-like protein 5C1 isoform X1, translated as MNCFCWVRGDHSLGPIIAMDELLLPGSLGTSTSLTLRLGQAIFSSASLLFISFGVEFYSYTAFCYLVTVMGLVLPWSFTLAMVDAYSLCAKCPLRQPGILWIIIMGDWVLSILALAAACSTAAVMDLLLQNDGSYCPPKFCSRNAARPARGMNAPVVPFLPIPEESRRIYIFCRNIFGGH; from the exons ATGAACTGCTTCTGTTGGGTCAGAGGCGATCACAGCCTAGGACCCATCATCGCCATGGATGAACTGTTGTTACCTGGGTCACTGGGAACGAGTACAAGCTTGACGCTACGATTGGGACAAGCTATTTTCTCTTCTGCTTCTCTGTTGTTTATATCTTTTGGTGTTGAATTTTACAGCTATACTGCCTTCTG CTACTTGGTAACAGTCATGGGTTTAGTGCTTCCATGGAGTTTTACACTGGCAATGGTGGATGCATATTCGCTTTGTGCAAAGTGTCCTCTTCGGCAACCAGGAATTCTGTGGATCATTATAATGGGAGATTGG GTTTTATCAATTCTTGCCTTAGCAGCAGCTTGCTCTACGGCTGCGGTGATGGATCTCTTGCTCCAAAATGATGGAAGCTATTGTCCTCCAAAGTTCTGCAGCAG AAATGCTGCTAGGCCAGCCAGGGGGATGAATGCACCTGTCGTCCCCTTCCTCCCGATCCCTGAAGAATCCCGAAGGATCTACATCTTCTGCAGGAATATATTTGGTGGTCATTAA
- the LOC113330683 gene encoding CASP-like protein 5C1 isoform X3 gives MNCFCWVRGDHSLGPIIAMDELLLPGSLGTSTSLTLRLGQAIFSSASLLFISFGVEFYSYTAFCYLVTVMGLVLPWSFTLAMVDAYSLCAKCPLRQPGILWIIIMGDWVLSILALAAACSTAAVMDLLLQNDGSYCPPKFCSRLCYNGRSAIHSIDNI, from the exons ATGAACTGCTTCTGTTGGGTCAGAGGCGATCACAGCCTAGGACCCATCATCGCCATGGATGAACTGTTGTTACCTGGGTCACTGGGAACGAGTACAAGCTTGACGCTACGATTGGGACAAGCTATTTTCTCTTCTGCTTCTCTGTTGTTTATATCTTTTGGTGTTGAATTTTACAGCTATACTGCCTTCTG CTACTTGGTAACAGTCATGGGTTTAGTGCTTCCATGGAGTTTTACACTGGCAATGGTGGATGCATATTCGCTTTGTGCAAAGTGTCCTCTTCGGCAACCAGGAATTCTGTGGATCATTATAATGGGAGATTGG GTTTTATCAATTCTTGCCTTAGCAGCAGCTTGCTCTACGGCTGCGGTGATGGATCTCTTGCTCCAAAATGATGGAAGCTATTGTCCTCCAAAGTTCTGCAGCAG ATTATGCTATAATGGCCGATCAGCTATTCATTCTATTGACAACATCTGA
- the LOC113330683 gene encoding CASP-like protein 5C1 isoform X2 — MNCFCWVRGDHSLGPIIAMDELLLPGSLGTSTSLTLRLGQAIFSSASLLFISFGVEFYSYTAFCYLVTVMGLVLPWSFTLAMVDAYSLCAKCPLRQPGILWIIIMGDWVLSILALAAACSTAAVMDLLLQNDGSYCPPKFCSRYQFSAAMAFLSWILTAASSLFNLWVIPSL; from the exons ATGAACTGCTTCTGTTGGGTCAGAGGCGATCACAGCCTAGGACCCATCATCGCCATGGATGAACTGTTGTTACCTGGGTCACTGGGAACGAGTACAAGCTTGACGCTACGATTGGGACAAGCTATTTTCTCTTCTGCTTCTCTGTTGTTTATATCTTTTGGTGTTGAATTTTACAGCTATACTGCCTTCTG CTACTTGGTAACAGTCATGGGTTTAGTGCTTCCATGGAGTTTTACACTGGCAATGGTGGATGCATATTCGCTTTGTGCAAAGTGTCCTCTTCGGCAACCAGGAATTCTGTGGATCATTATAATGGGAGATTGG GTTTTATCAATTCTTGCCTTAGCAGCAGCTTGCTCTACGGCTGCGGTGATGGATCTCTTGCTCCAAAATGATGGAAGCTATTGTCCTCCAAAGTTCTGCAGCAGGTACCAATTTTCTGCCGCAATGGCTTTCTTATCTTGGATTCTGACCGCTGCTTCATCTCTTTTCAATCTTTGGGTAATTCCCTCCTTGTGA